Within Paenibacillus sp. RUD330, the genomic segment CCGGCATTCCTGCCGTCCTGGAGACGGCTTCCGGCGCAGACGGAACGCACCGGGAGCAGCTGCACATCATGAAGTCATGGGAGGAACGGACTTGATCCATGTCTATCTAGATGATTTCCGCCGTTGTCCGGAAGGCTTCGTCCATGCCCGGAATGCGGAGGAGTGCATCGCCCTCATCGCTTCCGAGGACATCGGCATCCTCTCCCTGGATTTCGATCTCGGCTGGGGCCAGCCTACGGGACTCGAGGTTGCCCGCCACATCGCGGAGAGCGGCCGTTATCCGCAGGAAACCTATCTGCATTCATCCAGTACGGAAGGCAGG encodes:
- a CDS encoding cyclic-phosphate processing receiver domain-containing protein, which encodes MIHVYLDDFRRCPEGFVHARNAEECIALIASEDIGILSLDFDLGWGQPTGLEVARHIAESGRYPQETYLHSSSTEGRQMMYKLLSDSLPAGSRLSYASMPEETLARAAGGGAADAASIQEKNG